One segment of Streptosporangium brasiliense DNA contains the following:
- a CDS encoding CHRD domain-containing protein: MSSKSVIFASVVLAAASVTAMGAPASAAPPAGTSPGGEGVYLVSSLLGRNEIPGTGGAVGDPDGRAVGVLKVKGSTVTYILRWEGISRPTAAHIHAGGAGTNGDVKIPLFTSERYGHTAKGSVKVKDRALLAALVSDPASFYTNLHTNEFRGGAVRGQLHKISQPIDGNRPVVDVAPVVKGVQIYACTRQADGTFAFTQHDVSALLRGNIRHSFVQPVAGPPQWVAPDGSAVTGSVVLRTPNGAGNIPELDLRATQTGEDQGRLEDVVEIMRLNTVGGTAPAGTCDPQATPTTEVPYQADYVFIG; this comes from the coding sequence ATGTCGAGCAAAAGTGTGATCTTCGCCAGTGTCGTGCTGGCGGCCGCCTCGGTCACAGCCATGGGTGCGCCCGCCTCCGCGGCGCCTCCTGCCGGCACCTCGCCCGGTGGTGAGGGGGTGTATCTGGTGTCGAGCCTGCTGGGGCGCAACGAGATACCCGGTACCGGCGGTGCCGTGGGCGATCCGGACGGGCGGGCGGTCGGGGTGCTCAAGGTCAAGGGTTCGACCGTCACGTACATCCTGCGGTGGGAGGGCATCTCCCGGCCGACCGCGGCCCACATCCACGCGGGCGGAGCGGGGACCAACGGAGACGTGAAGATTCCACTGTTCACGTCGGAGCGGTACGGCCACACGGCGAAGGGCTCGGTGAAGGTCAAGGACCGCGCGCTACTGGCCGCGCTCGTCTCCGACCCGGCTTCCTTCTATACCAACCTCCACACCAATGAGTTCCGCGGCGGCGCCGTGCGAGGCCAGCTGCACAAGATAAGCCAGCCAATCGACGGAAACCGTCCGGTCGTCGATGTCGCCCCCGTTGTCAAGGGCGTGCAGATCTACGCCTGCACCAGGCAGGCCGACGGCACGTTCGCCTTCACACAGCACGATGTCTCCGCGCTGCTCAGGGGCAACATCCGGCACTCGTTCGTGCAGCCGGTCGCGGGGCCGCCGCAGTGGGTCGCGCCGGACGGCAGCGCGGTCACCGGCAGCGTCGTGCTCAGGACGCCCAACGGGGCCGGCAACATCCCCGAGCTTGACCTGCGGGCCACACAGACGGGGGAGGATCAGGGACGGCTGGAGGATGTCGTCGAGATAATGCGGCTCAACACCGTCGGCGGCACCGCACCCGCGGGCACCTGCGACCCGCAGGCCACCCCGACAACGGAGGTGCCCTACCAGGCCGACTACGTCTTCATCGGTTAG
- a CDS encoding NmrA/HSCARG family protein yields the protein MSASRVVLVTGATGNQGGATARQLLARGWTVRALVRDASKPAAQVLRDQGAELVQGDLDDPRSLREAMRGVYGVFSVQALAYEPETLAAEVRQGKTVADIARDSGIAHLVYSSVGGAERHTGIDHFESKAEIERHILALGVPATILRPVFFMNNLLHYADAEGERLLSLPVKPDRPMQFIAGDDIGIFAADAFDNPGQLIGRQIELAGDELTFPEVAQIYERVTGTPTRFEALPIDERMFEWFAEEGYQADIATLRRQHPELLTFEQFLTRRLGTGRP from the coding sequence ATGTCTGCTTCCCGTGTTGTTCTCGTCACCGGCGCGACCGGTAATCAGGGCGGAGCCACTGCCCGCCAACTGCTGGCCCGCGGCTGGACTGTCCGCGCGCTGGTGCGTGATGCGAGTAAACCCGCGGCTCAAGTGCTGCGCGACCAGGGTGCCGAACTGGTCCAGGGCGATCTCGACGACCCCCGCTCCCTGCGGGAGGCGATGCGTGGCGTGTACGGCGTGTTCAGCGTCCAGGCGCTGGCCTATGAGCCCGAGACCCTCGCCGCCGAGGTCCGCCAGGGCAAGACCGTGGCCGACATCGCCCGTGACAGCGGCATCGCCCACCTGGTCTACAGCTCCGTCGGCGGCGCCGAACGCCACACCGGCATCGACCACTTCGAGAGCAAGGCCGAGATCGAGCGGCACATCCTGGCCCTCGGCGTGCCCGCCACCATCCTGCGGCCCGTGTTCTTCATGAACAACCTGCTGCACTACGCCGACGCCGAAGGCGAGCGGCTCCTGTCCCTGCCGGTCAAGCCGGACAGGCCGATGCAGTTCATCGCCGGCGACGACATCGGAATCTTCGCCGCGGACGCCTTCGACAACCCCGGGCAGCTCATCGGCAGGCAGATCGAACTCGCCGGCGACGAGCTCACCTTCCCCGAGGTCGCCCAGATCTACGAGCGCGTCACCGGCACCCCGACCAGGTTCGAGGCGCTGCCGATCGATGAGCGCATGTTCGAGTGGTTCGCCGAAGAGGGATACCAGGCCGACATCGCGACCCTGCGCCGACAGCACCCGGAACTGCTGACGTTTGAGCAGTTCCTCACCCGGCGGTTGGGCACGGGCCGACCCTGA
- a CDS encoding TetR/AcrR family transcriptional regulator, which produces MSDPVTPRRRGPQALAARNDQALIEAARHVFTTQGFDAPVAAVAERAGVGMGSLYRRYRTKEELLQRLCVDSMERVSAAAQDGLAHEDPWQGLTHYIQQCVAFGFGVLAPLAGAIDVTPEMRQANQRAQCLADGLIARAHRAGVLRTDVSTMDISLLIGQFSRTVPAPPGQGEEEIRSRLLAIALDGLKAHNTGTLPGGPPSVQRYQALWDT; this is translated from the coding sequence ATGTCCGACCCCGTGACGCCGCGCAGGCGAGGCCCGCAGGCCTTGGCAGCCCGCAACGACCAGGCACTGATCGAGGCCGCCCGCCACGTGTTCACCACTCAGGGGTTCGACGCGCCCGTCGCGGCCGTCGCCGAGCGCGCGGGTGTGGGCATGGGCAGCCTGTACCGCCGTTACCGCACCAAGGAAGAACTCCTCCAACGTCTGTGCGTCGATTCGATGGAACGCGTCTCGGCTGCCGCTCAGGACGGCCTGGCCCATGAGGACCCCTGGCAAGGACTGACCCACTACATCCAGCAGTGCGTGGCCTTCGGCTTCGGCGTCCTGGCCCCGCTGGCCGGTGCCATCGACGTCACACCCGAGATGCGGCAGGCCAACCAGCGAGCCCAGTGCCTGGCCGACGGACTCATCGCCCGCGCTCACCGCGCCGGCGTGCTTCGCACGGACGTGTCCACCATGGACATCTCCCTGCTCATCGGCCAGTTCAGCCGCACAGTCCCAGCCCCGCCAGGGCAGGGTGAGGAAGAGATCCGCTCCCGGCTGCTGGCCATCGCCCTGGACGGCTTGAAAGCCCACAACACCGGCACGCTGCCCGGCGGGCCGCCCAGCGTGCAGCGCTACCAGGCCCTATGGGACACCTGA
- a CDS encoding helix-turn-helix domain-containing protein, producing the protein MQPDRSPRHSEAGPGRARLHRGPALYAGGVADLIAELFHIRDTPRGVSYLLHRIGWSPQVPLHRAVERDEGVIEQWIVEQWPAIEGRRSTWGLAVLGR; encoded by the coding sequence TTGCAGCCGGACAGAAGTCCGCGGCATTCAGAAGCGGGGCCCGGACGCGCACGGCTTCATCGAGGACCAGCGCTGTACGCCGGCGGGGTCGCCGATCTGATCGCCGAGCTGTTTCACATCCGCGACACCCCGCGCGGGGTGTCGTATCTGCTGCACCGGATCGGCTGGAGCCCGCAGGTGCCCCTGCATCGGGCGGTCGAGCGCGATGAGGGGGTGATCGAGCAGTGGATCGTCGAGCAGTGGCCGGCCATAGAAGGGCGGCGCTCGACCTGGGGCCTGGCTGTGCTGGGAAGATGA